The proteins below come from a single Mya arenaria isolate MELC-2E11 chromosome 8, ASM2691426v1 genomic window:
- the LOC128242997 gene encoding uncharacterized protein LOC128242997: MESLKNQDSTLGTLVSTMRSTGIMFLTVIILFPASVSLTSSIGHQPCTNGTAFASPNTGCRDSPTPVCVECFKGSNETIDSNKRRNPGRDCWTYFNENKIMRISILSVFGFLLVCSACLFVYMYRNVYKCPITYAKNPTCLWSVSFRNHKAGQTDDMDAVFIVDEDVMDYGSIDNQSKLQDCDFEEIILE; the protein is encoded by the coding sequence GCACACTGGTATCGACTATGAGATCAACCGGGATAATGTTCCTTACTGTTATAATTCTTTTTCCGGCATCAGTTAGTTTAACGTCATCAATTGGCCATCAACCGTGCACAAACGGAACAGCGTTTGCCAGTCCAAACACGGGATGTCGCGATTCACCCACACCTGTCTGTGTCGAGTGTTTCAAAGGGTCAAATGAAACCATCGATTCCAATAAAAGACGGAACCCTGGACGTGATTGTTGgacatattttaatgaaaataaaataatgagaatTAGTATCCTGTCAGTTTTTGGATTTCTTCTTGTCTGCAGTGCTTGCctatttgtgtacatgtatagaaATGTCTACAAGTGTCCAATAACATATGCCAAGAATCCAACTTGTCTCTGGAGTGTATCATTCCGCAACCACAAGGCAGGGCAGACAGACGACATGGATGCTGTGTTTATAGTTGACGAGGATGTGATGGACTATGGATCCATAGATAATCAAAGTAAATTGCAAGACTGCGACTTCGAAGAAATTATACTCGAGTAG